The following coding sequences lie in one Seriola aureovittata isolate HTS-2021-v1 ecotype China chromosome 5, ASM2101889v1, whole genome shotgun sequence genomic window:
- the LOC130169028 gene encoding gamma-crystallin M2-like translates to MTSTGMNMMSRIIFYEDRNFQGRSYECMSDCPDMSSYLSRCQSCRVERGCFMVYDRTNYMGNQYFLRRGEYTDYMSMMGMSDCVRSCRMIPMHRGSFRMKIYEKENFGGQMSELMDDCENIMDRYRMSNCMSCNVMEGHWLMYEQPQYRGRMMYMRPGEYRNFMNMGQSGVRFMSMRRITDSCY, encoded by the exons ATGACTTCCACTGGCATGAACATGATGAGCAGG ATCATCTTCTACGAGGACAGGAACTTCCAGGGCCGTTCCTATGAGTGCATGAGCGACTGCCCCGACATGTCCTCCTACCTGAGCAGGTGTCAGTCCTGCAGGGTGGAGAGAGGCTGTTTCATGGTGTACGACCGCACTAACTACATGGGCAACCAGTACTTCCTGAGGAGGGGCGAGTACACCGACTACATGAGCATGATGGGCATGAGCGACTGCGTTAGGTCCTGCCGTATGATCCCCATG CACAGGGGATCCTTCAGGATGAAGATCTACGAGAAGGAGAACTTCGGAGGTCAGATGTCTGAGCTGATGGACGACTGTGAGAACATCATGGACCGTTACCGCATGTCCAACTGCATGTCCTGCAACGTGATGGAGGGCCACTGGCTGATGTACGAGCAGCCCCAGTACAGAGGCAGGATGATGTACATGAGGCCTGGCGAGTACAGGAACTTCATGAACATGGGCCAGAGTGGAGTGAGGTTCATGAGCATGAGGCGCATCACCGACTCCTGCTATTAG